A section of the Pochonia chlamydosporia 170 chromosome 2, whole genome shotgun sequence genome encodes:
- a CDS encoding alpha/beta-Hydrolase (similar to Glarea lozoyensis ATCC 20868 XP_008083730.1) produces MSSKPTFVLVPGAWHAASTWDKVKAVLSTKGYKSVAVTLPSTNGDPSVSFADDIKATRDAITLETTAGLDVVVVVHSYGGFVGLSAIKGLSKKTAPSTATGHVIGVVLIATGFNTAGMSFLDCVGGTPPPTWKADTETGFAVITADIKDMFYHDLPDEEAEMWASRILPQSLKVLKEGGEDSYEGWRDVPCWQLQTTEDRGLPIAMQKMVVQMAKDRGVELEAREIQSSHSPMLSRPEETVAFLEDAAKAFGK; encoded by the coding sequence ATGTCTTCCAAACCAACATTTGTCTTAGTCCCAGGAGCATGGCATGCTGCATCAACTTgggacaaggtcaaggctgtCCTATCAACCAAAGGCTACAAAAGTGTTGCTGTGACTCTTCCATCTACCAATGGCGATCCAAGCGTCTCCTTTGCGGACGACATCAAAGCTACTCGTGATGCTATCACGCTCGAGACCACAGCAGGACTCGACGTCGTGGTAGTCGTACACTCGTACGGCGGCTTTGTCGGCCTAAGTGCCATCAAAGGGCTCTCAAAGAAAACGGCACCTTCAACCGCAACAGGCCACGTCATTGGCGTAGTCCTGATAGCGACAGGCTTCAACACGGCAGGCATGAGTTTCCTCGACTGTGTGGGCGGCACACCTCCACCCACATGGAAAGCCGATACCGAGACTGGCTTTGCCGTCATCACGGCCGACATCAAAGACATGTTCTACCATGACCTCCCTGACGAAGAGGCAGAAATGTGGGCGAGCAGGATACTGCCCCAGTCGCTCAAAGTCCTCAaggagggcggcgaggattCGTACGAAGGGTGGCGGGACGTGCCGTGCTGGCAGTTGCAGACTACGGAGGATAGGGGGCTGCCGATTGcgatgcagaagatggtgGTTCAGATGGCTAAGGACAGGGGTGTGGAATTGGAGGCTCGAGAGATACAAAGTAGTCATTCGCCCATGTTGAGTCGGCCGGAGGAGACGGTTGCGTTTTTGGAAGATGCGGCCAAGGCGTTTGGGAAGtag